In Daphnia pulex isolate KAP4 chromosome 7, ASM2113471v1, one genomic interval encodes:
- the LOC124197307 gene encoding noggin-2-like isoform X1, producing MIYAEKRDKRRSFDRLCQTNRSALKNFGRKEKVCVDRRPMIHRLKLQILYSRMMRRAAGTSAVVAAADRRRRHGGGSFPALMLGMTVVVVAAVLATSPGSLLLPGASAAVQTTVKNVQQQQQQQQQLRVKPQPSSSVASSGLPVPDLLESPDAKYDPKPKDIDAAALRLRLKDHFDGRFMSIGQPKEAILYPNGTAEYPVRYNNNLSPSRRNVPGRSKWNLGSLQLPDGSRVRTRLSRKVRKKLEKFLWLYTQCPVIYRWKDLGSRYWPRWIKQGRCHANQSCSFPPGMTCRASEEREVVILRWHCQYWDPPRFCKWIPLHYPIVRQCTCGCSATKSIN from the exons atgatttatgCAGAAAAACGGGATAAAAGGAGAAGCTTCGATCGCTTGTGCCAGACAAACAGATCGGCGCTGAAAAACTTtggacgaaaagaaaaagtgtgtGTCGATCGTCGTCCGATGATTCATCGTCTTAAACTCCAAATATTGTATAGTAGA ATGATGAGAAGAGCAGCAGGAACTAGCGCCGTCGTTGCAGCAGCCGACCGACGTCGTCGACATGGTGGCGGCTCCTTTCCCGCTTTAATGCTGGGCATGACCGTCGTTGTCGTCGCCGCCGTTCTGGCGACATCTCCCGGCTCCTTGTTGCTACCAGGAGCCTCAGCCGCCGTCCAGACGACCGTCAAAAAcgtccagcaacagcagcagcagcagcaacaactacGTGTCAAACCGCAGCCGTCGTCGTCTGTCGCTTCTTCCGGCCTTCCGGTTCCGGATCTTCTAGAATCACCCGACGCCAAATACGACCCCAAACCCAAAGATATCGACGCCGCCGCCCTCAGACTCAGACTCAAAG ATCATTTCGACGGACGATTTATGTCGATTGGACAGCCCAAGGAAGCCATTCTGTACCCGAACGGCACGGCCGAATACCCGGTCCGCTACAACAACAATTTGTCGCCCTCGAGGCGCAACGTCCCCGGCCGCTCAAAGTGGAACCTCGGCTCGCTGCAGCTGCCGGACGGCAGCCGAGTGCGGACGCGCCTGTCGCGCAAAGTCCGCAAGAAGTTGGAGAAATTCCTCTGGCTCTACACTCAATGCCCCGTCATTTACCGGTGGAAGGATCTCGGTTCGCGCTACTGGCCCCGCTGGATCAAACAGGGACGATGCCACGCCAACCAGTCGTGCTCCTTCCCACCGGGAATGACCTGCCGCGCCTCCGAAGAGCGTGAAGTCGTCATTTTGCGCTGGCACTGCCAGTACTGGGATCCGCCCCGCTTCTGCAAATGGATCCCGCTCCATTACCCGATCGTTCGGCAGTGCACCTGCGGCTGCTCGGCCACGAAATCCATCAATtga
- the LOC124197307 gene encoding noggin-2-like isoform X2, whose translation MMRRAAGTSAVVAAADRRRRHGGGSFPALMLGMTVVVVAAVLATSPGSLLLPGASAAVQTTVKNVQQQQQQQQQLRVKPQPSSSVASSGLPVPDLLESPDAKYDPKPKDIDAAALRLRLKDHFDGRFMSIGQPKEAILYPNGTAEYPVRYNNNLSPSRRNVPGRSKWNLGSLQLPDGSRVRTRLSRKVRKKLEKFLWLYTQCPVIYRWKDLGSRYWPRWIKQGRCHANQSCSFPPGMTCRASEEREVVILRWHCQYWDPPRFCKWIPLHYPIVRQCTCGCSATKSIN comes from the exons ATGATGAGAAGAGCAGCAGGAACTAGCGCCGTCGTTGCAGCAGCCGACCGACGTCGTCGACATGGTGGCGGCTCCTTTCCCGCTTTAATGCTGGGCATGACCGTCGTTGTCGTCGCCGCCGTTCTGGCGACATCTCCCGGCTCCTTGTTGCTACCAGGAGCCTCAGCCGCCGTCCAGACGACCGTCAAAAAcgtccagcaacagcagcagcagcagcaacaactacGTGTCAAACCGCAGCCGTCGTCGTCTGTCGCTTCTTCCGGCCTTCCGGTTCCGGATCTTCTAGAATCACCCGACGCCAAATACGACCCCAAACCCAAAGATATCGACGCCGCCGCCCTCAGACTCAGACTCAAAG ATCATTTCGACGGACGATTTATGTCGATTGGACAGCCCAAGGAAGCCATTCTGTACCCGAACGGCACGGCCGAATACCCGGTCCGCTACAACAACAATTTGTCGCCCTCGAGGCGCAACGTCCCCGGCCGCTCAAAGTGGAACCTCGGCTCGCTGCAGCTGCCGGACGGCAGCCGAGTGCGGACGCGCCTGTCGCGCAAAGTCCGCAAGAAGTTGGAGAAATTCCTCTGGCTCTACACTCAATGCCCCGTCATTTACCGGTGGAAGGATCTCGGTTCGCGCTACTGGCCCCGCTGGATCAAACAGGGACGATGCCACGCCAACCAGTCGTGCTCCTTCCCACCGGGAATGACCTGCCGCGCCTCCGAAGAGCGTGAAGTCGTCATTTTGCGCTGGCACTGCCAGTACTGGGATCCGCCCCGCTTCTGCAAATGGATCCCGCTCCATTACCCGATCGTTCGGCAGTGCACCTGCGGCTGCTCGGCCACGAAATCCATCAATtga
- the LOC124197305 gene encoding U3 small nucleolar RNA-associated protein 6 homolog, protein MAEFVDLRLEEMLPELEQMQRVELFNDQEIKAIVKKRRDFEYKLQKHTKMKEDFLKYIQYEINLLTLVRIRRNKIGYQFKKPEIDYAIANRINKMFMYATARFPTDLKIWLSHIEFCKRMKWNSSITRIFVRLLAMKSNDPSLWIMAAKWEFEDNGSAANGRGLLLRALRFHPESIQLYTEAFRLELLEADRLRKRREVLGLSCEADLPEGEEETNSILEGQLAILFYNDAKNAVKSASDLLPFLAVVKDFDFTFQLRQTILSDMKVEHSEDEITWDTVARNTLEKVSTDKDVKLKDRIELCCSTYEEAIERIDTPKMWQLFVDTLFFLFQNEIIRPKIRQRIHHLCHRALMNEKLSDEQLTDWIGMMENDPLSGYQLKSVLAEAVRQFPKNATLWVKSLKAELEQKEEEPLFQIDTGESDELPPAGDDEKSAAVFVELPALFWEAIKALGSTADSIPVWETAIQHYEALCNDNAEALQTVENLYQKALSVEPPVGNHFKPLYLNWIATQKGRDEARKLYQSQAALPPLVLDFHYKMIQVELNESHPDLEFLRQVYEKAAMYFGQKNTEIWLRFIRFELERGDPTRVGNLHHRAKMTLDRTLSDEFLVQYTLLQLQA, encoded by the exons ATGGCGGAATTTGTGGATTTAAGACTTGAGGAAATGCTCCCAGAGCTGGAGCAGATGCAGAGAGTGGAATTATTCAACGATCAAGAAATTAA agCGATAGTGAAAAAGCGTCGAGATTTTGAATATAAGCTCCAGAAACATACTAAAATGAAGGAAGATTTTCTCAAATACATACAGTATGAAATCAATTTACTGACACTAGTCAGAATAAGACGAAAT AAAATTGGTTACCAGTTCAAGAAACCAGAGATTGATTATGCCATTGCCAACAGGataaacaaaatgtttatGTATGCTACAGCTCGTTTCCCgactgatttgaaaatttggttaTCTCACATTGAGTTTTGCAAGCGGATG aaatggaatagCAGCATAACCAGAATATTTGTCAGGCTGCTTGCCATGAAAAGCAATGACCCCTCACTGTGGATTATGGCTGCCAAATGGGAGTTTGAAGATAATGGCTCTGCCGCAAACGGCCGAGGTTTGCTTTTGAGAGCGTTGAGATTTCATCCTGAAAGCATCCAGTTGTACACGGAG GCTTTTCGTCTCGAACTCCTTGAAGCAGACCGACTacggaaaaggagagaagTTCTAGGCCTCAGCTGTGAAGCTGATTTGCCAGAGGGTGAAGAAGAGACGAATAGCATTCTTGAGGGACAACTTGCTATCTTGTTTTACAACGACGCCAAGAATGCTGTAAAATCGGCTTCTGACCTTCTGCCTTTCCTTGCCGTGGTCAAAGATtttgatttcacttttcaaCTTCGGCAAACGATCCTCTC CGATATGAAAGTCGAACACAGCGAAGACGAAATCACTTGGGATACTGTAGCCAGAAACACGCTCGAAAAGGTGTCCACTGATAAGGATGTGAAGCTGAAAGATAGGATAGA GTTGTGTTGCTCTACTTACGAAGAAGCTATCGAGCGCATTGACACGCCGAAAATGTGGCAACTGTTTGTCGACacgctctttttcttgttccagAATGAAATCATCAGACCCAAAATCCGTCAAAGAATTCATCACCTTTGTCATCGTGCGCTCATGAACGAAAAATTGTCAGACGAACAACTCACTGACTGg ATAGGCATGATGGAGAATGATCCTTTGTCCGGCTACCAATTGAAATCGGTTTTGGCTGAGGCTGTGCGTCAGTTTCCCAAGAATGCCACGCTGTGGGTGAAATCATTGAAGGCGGAGCTCGAACAAAAGGAAGAGGAGCCTCTCTTCCAGATTGACACTGGAGAATCCGACGAATTGCCTCCAGCTGGTGATGATGAAAAATCAGCAGCTGTTTTTGTTGAACTTCCGGCTCTTTTCTGGGAAGCGATCAAAGCCCTGGGATCTACAGCCGATTCGATTCCCGTTTGGGAGACGGCAATCCAACATTACGAAGCCTTGTGCAATGATAATGCTGAGGCTCTACAAACAGTCGAAAACCTCTACCAGAAAGCGCTCTCTGTTGAGCCTCCGGTcggaaatcatttcaaacCTCTTTATCTCAACTGGATTGCAACTCAGAAAG GCCGAGACGAAGCCCGAAAATTGTATCAATCCCAGGCAGCGCTTCCACCTCTCGTGCTGGACTTTCACTACAAAATGATTCAGGTGGAGCTCAACGAGTCTCACCCTGACCTGGAATTTCTCCGGCAAGTCTACGAGAAAGCCGCCATGTACTTTGGCCAAAAGAATACAG AAATCTGGCTTCGCTTCATCCGATTCGAATTGGAACGCGGCGACCCGACTCGGGTGGGTAACTTGCACCACCGGGCCAAAATGACGCTCGATCGAACGCTCTCGGACGAGTTCCTCGTTCAGTACACGCTGCTCCAACTGCAAGCTTGA
- the LOC124197308 gene encoding RING finger protein nenya-like produces the protein MDWIHCNDCYKQPYTSPKTLFVLTSCARIQCSECNSSNSCVNRDCKPCRSQNYNAVPLDGSLPSDVEDFFRDPLDILKRYLKVYDFQRGHRDRLFKRHAEQQKQMAAQCAQASQFQKTISDLQGTVQKLTSEIRAKDQEVITIESKLREVENAMAKERRSQDLYQNLKKMPADPNKRIAPTPTLSDRVSDDRNSIPWQPKVPGIPVNPPDRPGPMRQRYMPTQQHQPYPSRGSQQFLNFETPSYFYSSSTPAPVARASLSSNVTPINPLSSFPTPTVQRPRQSVVAAPMSHHAPKQQQSHPQQQKRGVSYNRVFAFMSEAARQALTPEVPQGKKKL, from the exons atgGATTGGATTCATTGCAATGACTGTTACAAACAACCATATACAAGCCCTAAAACCTTGTTCGTCCTCACGTCGTGCGCCCGAATCCAGTGCTCTGAATGCAATTCATCCAACTCAT GCGTAAACAGAGATTGCAAGCCGTGCAGAAGTCAGAATTACAATGCAGTTCCATTAGATGGATCACTACCTTCAGACGTCGAAGACTTTTTCCGCGATCCTTTAGATATCCTTAAAAGATACCTTAAAGTCTATGATTTCCAACGTGGCCATCGGGATCGACTTTTTAAACGCCATGCTGAACAA CAAAAACAAATGGCTGCTCAATGTGCTCAGGCATCTCAATTTCAGAAAACCATCTCAGACCTACAAGG TACTGTGCAAAAACTGACATCAGAAATTCGCGCCAAGGACCAGGAAGTTATCACAATTGAGTCAAAACTACGAGAAGTGGAGAATGCCATGGCTAAAGAACGGAG GTCACAAGATTTATATCAAAACCTTAAGAAAATGCCAGCAGACCCAAACAAGAGAATTGCTCCAACTCCAACGTTGAGCGACAGAGTTTCTGATGACCGCAATTCTATTCCATGGCAGCCGAAAGTTCCAGGAATTCCGGTGAATCCCCCAGATCGTCCTGGCCCAATGCGCCAACGCTACATGCCAACCCAACAGCACCAGCCGTATCCATCCAGAGGATCCCaacagtttttaaattttgaaacacCATCCTATTTTTACTCGTCGTCCACCCCGGCTCCTGTTGCCCGAGCGTCTCTCTCCAGCAACGTCACTCCGATAAATCCTCTGTCTTCCTTTCCTACTCCAACTGTCCAACG acCTCGTCAATCTGTGGTGGCTGCCCCAATGTCGCACCATGCACCAAAGCAACAGCAGTCACATCCACAACAGCAAAAGCGCGGAGTATCTTACAATCGAGTTTTCGCTTTCATGTCGGAAGCGGCTCGTCAGGCTCTTACCCCAGAAGTtccacaaggaaaaaaaaagttgtaa
- the LOC124197730 gene encoding extensin-2-like produces MVNYGVVLLLGVVSLMAGSTTGVPMSPGYGGYQSTTLPSYYSPPTYYTEAPKYYTTKAPEYYTTTYDAPAYYTEAPKYYSAPSYYQTEAPVYYTTKAPEYYTTTYAAPTYYTTKVADYYTTTYAAPSYYTEAPVYYTTKAPEYYTTTYAAPTYYTEAPKYYPAPSYTTTEAAKYYEAQPYYASAAPSYYVEPTYYTEAPKYYSAPSYYTEAPVYTTYAAPSYYTEASQYYTTKAPEYYTTTYAAPVYYTEAPKYYSAPSYYTEAPVYYTTKAAEYYTTTYAAPTYYTEAPKYYSAPAYYTEAPVYYTTKAPDSRSSQKQLAVIWTVR; encoded by the exons atgg ttaattatggcgtcgtgctgctgttgggtgtcgtatcgttgatggctgggtcgaccactggtgtaccgatgtctcctggttatggcggataccaaagcacAACACTGCCGTCTTACTACTCACCACCAACCTACTATACCGAGGcccctaagtactacaccaccaaggcgccggagtactacacgactacgtatgatgcaccagcttactacaccgaggctccaaagtattactctgccccgagctactaccaGACTGAGGCTCcggtttactacaccacaaaggcccccgagtactacactacaacttATGCTGCTCCTActtactacactaccaaggtTGCcgattactacaccactacctatgctgctccaagctactacactgaggctccagtttactacaccactaaggctccagagtactacacaacaacatacgctgcaccgacttactacaccgaggccccgaagtattatCCTGCTCCAAGCTACACAACTACTGAAGCAGCCAAGTATTACGAAGCCCAACCCTACTACGCATCGGCTGCTCCTTCTTATTATGTTGAAccaacctactacaccgaggctccaaagtactactccGCAccaagctactacaccgaggctccggTGTACACAACTTACGCCgctccgagctactacaccgaagcgtcACAATATTATACCACAAAGGCAccagaatactacaccacaacttacgctgccccagtCTACTATACGGAagctcctaagtattactcagccccaagctactacaccgaagcgccagtttactacaccaccaaggccgcagagtattacacaactaccTATGCTgctccaacttattacaccgaggctcctaaatattATTCAGCACCAgcgtactacaccgaggcaccagtctactacactaccaaggccCCTGA TTCCCGGTCTTCTCAGAAGCAGTTGGCTGTGATATGGACTGTTCGATGA
- the LOC124197732 gene encoding developmental and secondary metabolism regulator VEL1-like, which translates to MANSSIVLLLALLSLMAGQINAVPMSPGYGSYSYQTTTKAPVYYTTTYTTTEAAKYYEAQPYYASAAPSYYVEPTYYTEAPKYYSAPSYYTEAPVYTTYAAPSYYTEASQYYTTKAPEYYTTTYAAPVYYTEAPNSRSSQKQLAVIWTVR; encoded by the exons ATGG CTAATTCCAGCATCGTGCTGTTGCTGGCGTTGCtgtcgttgatggctgggcaGATCAATgctgtaccgatgtctcctggttATGGCAGCTATTCTTACCAAACTACTACCAAGGCCCCCGtgtactacacgactac CTACACAACTACTGAAGCAGCCAAGTATTACGAAGCCCAACCCTACTACGCATCGGCTGCTCCTTCTTATTATGTTGAAccaacctactacaccgaggctccaaagtactactccGCAccaagctactacaccgaggctccggTGTACACAACTTACGCCgctccgagctactacaccgaagcgtcACAATATTATACCACAAAGGCAccagaatactacaccacaacttacgctgccccagtCTACTATACGGAagctcctaa TTCCCGGTCTTCTCAGAAGCAGTTGGCTGTGATATGGACTGTTCGATGA
- the LOC124197313 gene encoding glutamate receptor ionotropic, kainate glr-3-like, with product MRFIALELLFLVFLLIVFCKCQKINGHLRLATCYNPLGNLPNVSINKLGMIESQLIEMLAESLNFTYEIHVTTDVLQLGSPDEIHGNGSWTGILGQLVREEVDMTATFGPRLYSRDSVFDVTVPIILDNIAIVVPYPLQNIDAFAISNVYSPSMWILYSAANFAVGYVVWIVMYLKKGPEQKILTYQDILTNGVGIVFGQGGDLAGTRHRSLASRMIIGSWLFTVLVFDYAFTGSIISMITTPKLHFIVHSIGDVVANKDIQPLIINESSTHTEFKESSDPIYQEIYKRVRENPELLVSPSSEFVELLLSKPNQVLIMSDLLADSEIEKDFRRTGFCRATILPEKVKSRQNSLFLQKDSQFTKAINNQLLLLRQTGLSNYLDDTHHSFASRCYIDERKVENDKRNRRIAPLTLHDLRGFFGAFGGAVLGFIVFLVEICSAKCQCRSRVVKIDL from the exons ATGAGGTTTATTGCTTTGGAGctcttatttttggtttttctcttgATTGTATTTTGTAAATGTCAAAAAATCAACGGTCATCTTCGCCTCGCTACTTGTTAC AATCCTTTAGGCAATCTTCCTAATGTATCCATAAACAAATTAGGCATGATTGAATCTCAACTGATTGAAATGCTTGCAGAGTCCTTGAATTTCAC GTACGAAATTCACGTTACAACGGACGTTCTGCAATTGGGTTCACCCGACGAAATCCACGGAAACGGATCTTGGACTGGAATTTTGGGCCAACTCGTCCGTGAA GAAGTGGATATGACTGCTACTTTCGGTCCCCGGCTATATTCAAGAGATTCGGTTTTCGATGTCACTGTGCCGATCATTTTGGACAATATTGCAATTGTTGTCCCGTATCCACTGCAAAATATTGATGCCTTTGCAATTTCCAACGTTTACTCCCCATCG ATGTGGATCCTGTATTCGGCAGCTAACTTTGCCGTTGGATACGTTGTTTGGATTGTGATGTACCTTAAGAAAGGACCTGAGCAAAAGATATTAACATACCAAGACATTCTCACAAATGGCGTCGGAATAGTTTTTGGACAAG GTGGAGATCTTGCAGGGACGAGACACCGTTCGCTGGCTTCTCGCATGATTATAGGATCGTGGCTTTTTACTGTGTTGGTGTTTGATTACGCCTTTACTGGATCCATCATTTCGATGATAACTACTCCTAAATTACATTTCATTGTCCATTCAATCGGAGATGTGGTGGCAAACAAAGATATCCAACCACTCATTATTAACGAGTCCAGTACACACACCGAATTTAAG GAATCTAGTGACCCAATTTATCAAGAAATCTATAAGCGCGTAAGGGAAAACCCGGAGCTTCTAGTTTCACCCTCCAGCGAATTTGTGGAACTTTTACTAAGCAAGCCAAACCAGGTTTTAATCATG TCTGATCTTTTAGCAGATTCCGAAATCGAGAAAGACTTTAGGAGAACCGGATTTTGCCGAGCGACGATTCTGCCGGAGAAAGTGAAATCGAGACAAAACAGCTTGTTCCTTCAAAAGGACAGCCAGTTTACCAAGGCAATAAACAATCA GCTTTTGTTGCTGAGGCAAACAGGTTTGTCCAATTATTTGGATGACACCCATCACAGTTTTGCGTCGAGGTGTTATATAGACGAGCGCAAAGTGGAAAACGACAAGCGGAACCGCCGGATAGCTCCATTGACTTTGCACGATCTACGCGGGTTTTTCGGTGCTTTTGGAGGGGCAGTACTCGGTTTTATagtgtttcttgttgaaatcTGCTCTGCCAAATGTCAGTGTCGTTCTCGTGTGGTAAAAATTGACTTGTAA